A section of the Phaseolus vulgaris cultivar G19833 chromosome 8, P. vulgaris v2.0, whole genome shotgun sequence genome encodes:
- the LOC137826140 gene encoding 7-deoxyloganetin glucosyltransferase-like produces the protein MGSLGTTKKPHAVCIPYPAQGHINPMLKLAKLLHFKGFHITFVNSEYNQKRLLKSRGSSSLHALSSFRFETIPDGLPDSDVDATQDIPSLCESTRRTCLPHFRKLLAKLNNSDGPPVSCIVSDGVMTFTLDAAQELGLPEVLFWTTSACGFMCYLQYEQLFRKGITPLKDSSLVTSGYLETTIDWIPGIEKIRLKDIPSFIRTTDSDDIMLDFVQWECKRARRASAIILNTFDTLEHDVLKAFSSILPPVYSIGPLNLLVKNVDNKALNAIESNLWKEESECMEWLNTKEPNSVVYVNFGSITVMTSEQLVEFAWGLGNSNKSFLWVIRPDLVAGENAILPPEFVKQTKNRGLLSSWCSQEQVLNHPAIGGFLTHSGWNSTLESVCAGVPMICWPFFAEQQTNCRFCCKEWGIGMEIEDVKRDKIESLVKELMDGEKGKQMKEKALQWKKLAKTAASGPYGTSFLNLDNMVHEVLLGENVINQF, from the exons ATGGGTTCTCTGGGCACAACGAAGAAGCCCCATGCCGTTTGCATTCCTTACCCAGCACAGGGTCACATAAACCCAATGCTTAAACTAGCAAAACTCCTTCATTTCAAAGGCTTTCACATCACCTTTGTTAACTCTGAGTATAACCAGAAACGCCTTCTGAAATCCAGAGGGAGTTCTTCCCTTCATGCTCTCTCTTCATTTCGCTTTGAAACCATCCCCGATGGTCTACCGGACTCCGATGTGGATGCCACACAGGATATTCCTTCCCTCTGTGAGTCCACCAGAAGAACTTGCCTCCCTCATTTCAGAAAGCTTCTCGCTAAACTGAACAACTCAGATGGCCCTCCAGTGAGTTGCATAGTTTCTGACGGTGTCATGACCTTCACTCTTGATGCAGCTCAAGAATTGGGTCTCCCTGAGGTCCTCTTTTGGACAACTAGTGCATGTGGCTTCATGTGTTATCTCCAATACGAACAATTATTTCGAAAGGGCATAACACCTCTCAAAG ACTCAAGTCTTGTGACGAGCGGGTATTTAGAGACTACCATCGATTGGATACCAGGCATCGAGAAAATTCGATTGAAAGATATTCCTAGTTTCATTAGAACCACAGATTCAGATGATATTATGCTCGATTTTGTACAATGGGAGTGTAAGAGGGCTCGAAGAGCTTCTGCAATAATCTTGAACACGTTTGATACCTTAGAGCATGATGTGTTGAAAGCGTTCTCGTCTATCTTGCCTCCTGTTTATTCCATAGGTCCTTTGAATTTACTTGTGAAGAATGTTGATAACAAAGCATTGAATGCAATTGAGTCCAATCTGTGGAAGGAGGAGTCTGAGTGCATGGAGTGGCTCAACACCAAAGAGCCTAACAGTGTTGTTTATGTGAACTTTGGAAGCATCACAGTTATGACAAGTGAGCAACTGGTTGAGTTTGCATGGGGACTTGGTAATAGCAATAAAAGCTTTTTATGGGTTATAAGGCCAGATCTTGTGGCTGGTGAAAATGCTATTTTACCTCCAGAATTTgtgaaacaaacaaaaaatagagGCCTTTTGTCGAGTTGGTGTTCTCAAGAGCAGGTACTGAATCACCCTGCGATTGGAGGCTTCTTGACACACAGTGGTTGGAATTCAACATTAGAAAGTGTGTGTGCAGGTGTTCCAATGATATGTTGGCCTTTCTTTGCCGAGCAACAAACCAATTGCAGGTTCTGTTGCAAAGAGTGGGGGATTGGGATGGAGATTGAAGATGTCAAGAGAGACAAAATAGAGAGCCTTGTGAAGGAGTTGATGGATGGTGAAAAGGGTAAGCAGATGAAAGAGAAAGCCTTACAATGGAAGAAATTGGCAAAAACTGCAGCTTCTGGCCCTTACGGAACTTCCTTTCTTAATTTGGACAACATGGTTCATGAAGTTCTTTTAGGCGAAAATGTTATAAATCAGTTTTAG